A genomic region of Jaculus jaculus isolate mJacJac1 chromosome 10, mJacJac1.mat.Y.cur, whole genome shotgun sequence contains the following coding sequences:
- the LOC101594577 gene encoding LOW QUALITY PROTEIN: serine/threonine-protein phosphatase 4 regulatory subunit 2-like (The sequence of the model RefSeq protein was modified relative to this genomic sequence to represent the inferred CDS: inserted 2 bases in 1 codon; substituted 1 base at 1 genomic stop codon): MDVKRLQGALKDFEKRGKKEVCPVLDQFLCHVAKTGETMIQWSQFKGYFIFKLEKVMDDFRTSAPEPRGPPNPNVEYIPFDEMKERILKIVTGFNGIPFTVQXLSELLTDPRRNYTGTDKFLRGVEKNVMVVSCVCPSSEKNSCNSLNRMNGVMFPGNSPNYTDRSNINGPGTPRPLNRPKVSLSAPLTTNGLPERPDSKXSLQQNEEKNHSDSPIPDAEASSLSPVKNKRTIEDAVEAEGHEVKRLRFNREDDVRELASQTVSQESSSAAEETKVSSPQGKDKESSCTRQHCTDDDEEDDEEEEEESFMTSREMIPERNSQEKETEDALTVNEETSEESNQMEESDLPQAEEDSHLGASENPGTVSRGSDCHETEELGECDSSPAGESLTEPCMENDEATDITDEPMEQD; encoded by the exons ATGGACGTCAAGAGGCTGCAGGGGGCGCTGAAAGATTttgagaagagagggaaaaaggaagttTGTCCTGTCCTGGATCAGTTTCTTTGTCATGTAGCCAAGACTGGAGAAACCATG ATTCAGTGGTCCCAGTTTAAAggctatttcatttttaaactggAGAAAGTGATGGATGATTTTAGAACTTCAGCACCAGAGCCACGAGGGCCTCCCAATCCTAATGTTGAATATATTCCCTTtgatgaaatgaaagaaagaatactgAAGATCGTCACTGGATTTAATGGCATCCCTTTTACTGTTCAATGACTCTCTGAATTGCTAACAGATCCAAGGAGAAACTATACAGGAACAGACAAATTTCTCAGAGGAGTAGAAAAGAATGTGATGGTTGTTAGTTGCGTTTGTCCTTCTTCAGAGAAAAATAGTTGCAACAGTTTAAATCGAATGAATGGAGTGATGTTTCCTGGAAATTCACCAAATTATACTGACAGGTCTAATATAAATGGGCCAGGAACACCCAGGCCACTTAATCGACCAAAGGTTTCCTTGTCAGCCCCCTTGACAACAAATGGTTTGCCTGAGAGACCAGACAGCAA AAGTCTACagcaaaatgaagagaaaaatcacagtgattctccaatACCTGATGCGGAGGCGTCCTCGTTGAGCCCAGTAAAAAATAAACGTACAATTGAGGATGCTGTGGAAGCCGAGGGACATGAGGTAAAAAGACTCAGGTTTAACAGAGAAGATGACGTCAGAGAGCTGGCCAGTCAGACGGTCTCTCAGGAGAGTTCTTCAGCGGCAGAAGAAACCAAAGTTTCATCACCTCAGGGAAAGGACAAAGAAAGTAGTTGCACCAGACAGCACTGTACGGATGATGATGAAGAGGAcgatgaagaggaggaagaagagtctTTTATGACGTCAAGAGAAATGATCCCAGAAAGGAACAgtcaagaaaaagaaactgaggatgcCTTAACTGTGAATGAAGAGACTTCTGAGGAAAGTAACCAGATGGAGGAATCTGACCTGCCCCAAGCTGAGGAAGATTCACATTTGGGAGCTAGTGAGAATCCAGGCACTGTAAGTAGAGGCTCTGACTGCCATGAGACAGAAGAGCTAGGAGAATGCGATTCAAGCCCAGCTGGAGAGAGCCTTACTGAGCCATGTATGGAAAATGATGAAGCCACGGACATCACAGATGAGCCAATGGAACAAGACTAA